In Dryobates pubescens isolate bDryPub1 chromosome 31, bDryPub1.pri, whole genome shotgun sequence, one DNA window encodes the following:
- the CHAF1A gene encoding chromatin assembly factor 1 subunit A, which produces MAAMECRDKAAVPPRKLVQARLPFKRLNPVPKDKCQADPEVKKGKSSPGGFVPSKDSSLDTSHPSLDNLENDCHLESDVHFAPKLVNGKGPLDHFIQKSTRETPEDGTLIVVGLRQDSGHGLSDDLDHRGCDSKASSSLAVTNGTLGKELSQLGCPNPSPSKPGDDESMETDVPCEAGGDKDEGLADGIQSPSRLMKWDNLETPKAKQSQLKDVIFEGKMPVVLLEDIMAAKSPQGASLDGSISSGNESMESSQEGDSGLSNSSLSARSGSSPEVQPAAETKRNSNPLAASTPVRKVSQKLPKSSAEKEKLRLQRDQERADKLQKLQAEREEKGRLKEEAKAAKERAKEEAKKKKEEEKELKEKERREKKEKEEKEKAEKLRVKEEKRKERQEALEAKLEEKRKREEEKRLREEEKRINAQKAEITRFFQKPKTPQAPKILAGSCGKFAPFEIKENMALAPLCRAALGPAALERLDRLLRAQSAEASFLRELQRRRPRRAAPTCLSRGAAAANSDVVVVDSCQADAVPERGKFGRMKLLQFCENHRPAYWGTWNKRTSLIHPRNPWSKDSKLLDYEVDSDEEWEEEEPGESLSHSEGDDEEEGEDEDDDDGFFVPHGYLSEDEGVTEECDPENQKVRQKLKAKEWDELMAKGKRFHILQPVKIGCIWESAGGDSGTSTDLKVLQQFTACVLDSPVAEEEQQIQKCGKKRAKDQQILGQLLPLLHGNVNGSKVIIQEFQECCRQGLFSAAASAPRGADCSPARPQSPAGEDSRVPSKARLKRIISENSVYEKRPEYRMCWYVHAQVLKSFQQEHLPVPCQWNYVTQVPSSGKEEGGSSLPGVVALQATPVVVKRKATRSMSITKFMKRPRGAEQAAEMDGFQADTEEDEEDDDCMIVDVQPGKASTLTPPEPAPEPSTSPAALQASSPGLSPPNPL; this is translated from the exons ATGGCAG CCATGGAGTGCAGAGACAAAGCGGCCGTGCCTCCGCGGAAGCTGGTGCAAG CCCGGCTGCCCTTCAAGCGCCTGAACCCTGTGCCGAAGGACAAGTGCCAGGCGGATCCAGAAGTGAAGAAAGGGAAGAGCTCCCCAGGTGGCTTTGTTCCCAGTAAGGATTCCTCCCTGGATACCTCTCAcccatccctggacaacctggaGAACGACTGCCACTTGGAGTCCGACGTTCATTTCGCTCCCAAGCTGGTGAATGGGAAAGGTCCTTTGGACCACTTCATCCAGAAGAGCACCAGAGAGACCCCAGAGGATGGCACTCTCATTGTGGTTGGCCTGAGACAGGACTCTGGCCACGGACTAAGTGATGACCTGGACCACAGAGGTTGTGACTCCAAAGCATCTTCATCCCTAGCTGTGACTAATGGCACCTTGGGAAAGGAGCTAAGCCAGTTGGGTTGCCCGAATCCCTCTCCTAGTAAGCCAGGGGATGATGAATCAATGGAGACTGATGTGCCATGTGAAGCTGGAGGGGATAAAGATGAGGGTTTGGCTGATGGGATCCAGTCACCTTCCAGGTTAATGAAATGGGACAACCTGGAAACCccaaaggcaaagcagagccagCTGAAGGATGTCATCTTTGAGGGGAAGATGCCTGTGGTGCTCCTGGAGGACATTATGGCTGCAAAGTCTCCCCAGGGTGCTTCTCTGGATGGCAGCATCTCCTCTGGAAACGAGAGCATGGAATCATCCCAGGAAGGAGACTCTGGGCTCAGCAACTCCTCGCTGAGTGCTCGCTCCGGGAGCTCCCCTGaggtgcagcctgctgcagaaacAAAGAGGAATTCCAATCCCTTAGCTGCCTCCACTCCTGTTAGGAAG GTCTCTCAGAAACTGCCCAAAAgctcagcagagaaggagaagctgagattGCAAAGA GACCAGGAGCGGGcggacaagctgcagaagctgcaagcagagagggaggagaagggaaggctgaaagAAGAGGCAAAAGCAGCCAAAGAGCGAGCCAAGGAAGAGgccaagaagaagaaagaggaggagaaagagctgaaagagaaggaaaggagagaaaagaaagagaaagaagagaaggaaaaagctgaGAAGCTGAGAGTGAAGGAGGAGAAGCgcaaggagaggcaggaggcgTTGGA GGCAAAActtgaggagaagagaaagagagaagaggagaaacggttaagagaggaggaaaag AGAATTAATGCTCAGAAAGCAGAGATCACAAGGTTCTTCCAGAAACCAAAGACTCCCCAAGCCCCaaag ATCCTCGCTGGCTCCTGCGGGAAGTTTGCCCCGTTCGAGATCAAGGAGAACATGGCGCTGGCGCCGCTGTGCCGCGCGGCGCTGGGCCCGGCGGCGCTGGAGCGGCTGGACAGGCTGCTGCGCGCCCAGAGCGCCGAAGCCTCCTTCCTGCGGGAGCTGCAGCGGCGCAGGCCGCGCCGGGCCGCCCCCACCTGCCTCAGCCGCGGCGCTGCCGCCGCCAACAG tgatgtggtggtggtggacagCTGCCAGGCAGATGCTGTGCCAGAAAGGGGCAAGTTTGGCAGGATGAAGCTGCTGCAGTTCTGTGAGAACCATCGTCCTGCCTACTGGGGCACGTGGAACAAGAGAACCTCCCTGATCCACCCCAGGAATCCTTGGTCCAAGGACAGT AAACTTCTGGACTATGAAGTGGATAGTGATGAAgagtgggaagaggaggagcctggagaAAGCCTCTCCCATAGTGAAGGG gatgatgaagaggagggagaggatgaagatgatgatgatgggtTTTTTGTACCCCATGGGTACCTGTCTGAAGATGAAGGAGTGACAGAA GAGTGTGATCCAGAGAACCAGAAGGTTCGTCAGAAGCTGAAGGCCAAGGAGTGGGATGAGCTGATGGCCAAGGGGAAGAGGTTCCACATTCTCCAGCCTGTGAAAATTGGCTGCATCTGGGAGAGTGCAGGGGGGGACAGTGGCACAAGCACAGACCTGAAGgtgctccagcagttcacagCCTGTGTCCTGGACTCCCctgtggcagaggaggagcagcagatcCAGAAATGTGGCAAAAAGAGAGCAAAAGATCAGCAAA tcctgggccagctgctgcccctgctgcacgGCAATGTGAACGGCAGCAAAGTGATCATCCAGGAATTCCAGGAATGCTGCCGGCAAGGACTCTTCAGCGCGGCGGCCTCGGCCCCCCGGGGCGctgactgcagccctgccaggccccAGAGCCCGGCGGGGGAGGACAGCAGGGTGCCCTCCAAAGCCAGGCTAAAGAGGATCATCTCTGAGAACTCTGTGTATGAGAAGAGGCCTGAGTACAGGATGTGCTGGTATGTGCATGCCCAGGTGCTGAAGAGCTTTCAGCAGGAGcacctccctgtcccctgccaGTGGAACTACGTCACCCAAGTGCCTTcttcagggaaggaggaggggggcagcagcctgccaggggtgGTGGCCCTGCAGGCCACCCCTGTGGTGGTGAAGAGGAAGGCCACCAGGAGCATGTCCATCACCAAGTTCATGAAGAGGCCTCGAGGTGCAGAGCAG gctgcagagatggaTGGATTTCAGGCAGACActgaggaagatgaggaagatgaTGACTGCATGATTGTGGATGTACAGCCAGGCAAAG CTTCTACCTTGACACCTCCTgagccagctccagagcccagcaccagcccagctgctctccaagcctcctccccagggctcagcccccctAATCCCCTTTGA